A single region of the Pontibacter kalidii genome encodes:
- a CDS encoding OmpH family outer membrane protein → MMNKIKLLVAAFFLISFASYAQSNDQPLKIGYTNVEYILLQLPESKQIESQLKDHSTQLENQLKTKYSEYETKLQAYEKGAATMDATIREDKEKELMGLNNSIQEFQRNAQMSLQQKEKSLVDPIITKIDKAIKDVAKENGYTYVISNQALLAGPEDGDISPLVLKKLGVDPAKVQQTPEPAAATPAAKPATTPAKNNNKKKN, encoded by the coding sequence ATGATGAACAAGATTAAACTATTAGTAGCAGCGTTCTTTCTGATCAGCTTTGCGTCTTATGCCCAAAGCAACGACCAGCCGCTTAAGATTGGTTATACTAACGTAGAGTACATTCTGCTGCAATTGCCGGAGAGCAAGCAAATAGAGTCTCAGTTGAAGGACCACAGCACCCAGCTTGAAAACCAGCTGAAAACCAAGTACTCGGAGTACGAGACCAAACTGCAGGCTTACGAGAAAGGCGCAGCCACCATGGATGCCACTATCCGTGAAGACAAGGAAAAGGAACTGATGGGCCTGAACAACTCTATCCAGGAGTTCCAGCGTAACGCTCAGATGTCGCTGCAGCAAAAAGAGAAGTCTTTGGTAGACCCGATCATCACGAAGATCGATAAGGCTATCAAGGATGTAGCGAAAGAGAACGGCTATACTTACGTGATCAGCAACCAGGCGCTGCTTGCCGGTCCTGAGGATGGCGACATCTCTCCGCTTGTACTGAAGAAGCTTGGCGTTGACCCGGCAAAAGTGCAGCAAACTCCTGAGCCAGCTGCTGCTACACCAGCTGCAAAGCCAGCGACTACACCAGCTAAGAACAACAACAAGAAGAAGAACTAA
- a CDS encoding RluA family pseudouridine synthase — MVEYTETEGTEDSDELYEHHRIVVDKGQALLRVDKFLMDRLPNVTRNKLQSAIRSESVQVNQKPVKVSYKVKPLDVITVTLAEPPRDTDIVPENIPLNILYEDEELLLVNKPAGMVVHPAYNNWNGTLVNALAYHLQNLPTHRNGEGRPGLVHRIDKDTSGLLVIAKTDYSMAFLAKQFFDHSIERTYYALVWGVPKEQAGTITGHVGRSAKDRKVMAVYPAGDYGKHAVTHYKVLRSFKYVSLVQCNLETGRTHQIRAHMKHIGHPLFSDATYGGDRILSGMPNGTYKSFVDNAFKLMPRQALHAKSLGFLHPSTKDFLQFDSDLPEDFKAVLEKWELYADQL, encoded by the coding sequence GTGGTAGAGTACACAGAAACAGAAGGCACAGAAGACTCAGATGAGTTGTATGAGCACCATCGCATTGTAGTGGACAAGGGGCAGGCCTTGCTGCGCGTAGATAAGTTCCTGATGGACCGCCTGCCGAACGTGACGCGCAACAAACTGCAGAGCGCCATCCGTTCGGAGTCGGTGCAGGTGAACCAGAAGCCGGTAAAGGTAAGCTATAAGGTAAAGCCGCTGGATGTAATTACCGTTACGCTGGCAGAACCTCCGCGCGATACGGATATTGTGCCGGAAAATATCCCGCTGAACATACTTTATGAGGACGAGGAACTGCTGCTGGTAAACAAGCCGGCCGGCATGGTAGTGCATCCGGCTTATAACAACTGGAACGGCACGCTTGTCAATGCGCTGGCGTATCACCTGCAAAACCTGCCTACGCACCGCAATGGGGAGGGAAGGCCTGGCCTGGTGCATCGCATTGATAAGGACACCTCCGGGTTGCTGGTGATCGCCAAGACAGATTATAGTATGGCTTTCCTGGCCAAGCAGTTCTTCGACCATAGTATTGAACGCACCTACTATGCGCTGGTATGGGGTGTTCCCAAGGAGCAGGCGGGCACTATTACAGGCCATGTAGGCCGTAGCGCCAAAGATAGGAAGGTAATGGCAGTGTACCCTGCCGGAGATTATGGGAAGCATGCTGTGACGCATTACAAGGTATTGCGCAGCTTTAAATACGTGTCGCTGGTGCAGTGCAACCTGGAGACGGGCAGGACGCACCAGATACGGGCCCATATGAAGCACATCGGCCACCCGCTTTTCTCCGATGCTACCTACGGCGGCGACAGGATACTGAGCGGAATGCCCAATGGCACCTACAAATCCTTTGTGGATAATGCCTTCAAATTGATGCCACGACAGGCGCTCCACGCCAAGTCGCTGGGTTTCCTTCATCCATCTACCAAGGATTTCCTGCAGTTTGATTCTGACCTTCCGGAGGACTTCAAGGCGGTGCTGGAGAAGTGGGAGTTGTATGCAGATCAGCTGTAA